Within the Arthrobacter sp. V1I7 genome, the region GGCGCCCGGACCGCTCTCGGCCGCCGGTGCGGCCGCCGGCACGCAGCCCGCGCCGTCGCCGTCGGACTTCACCCCGGTGACCACGACGCCGGACGGCGAGCCGATCACCGAAGAGATGCTCAACGATTTCAAGCGCCAGGGCGACGAGCAGTCGATCCGCGACCTCGTCGCCACCAACGGCCTGTGCGCGCCCCTTTAGCACTTTCGCCGGCCGCCGGACAGCCGGCCGCCGGACAGCAGGACACCGGCGGGACCTGATCCGGTGCTGCACCGAAACCTTAACGACCGAACGTTTTTGACCAGATAGGGACCAGGCAGTGTACGAACTCGAGAACGTCCTCCGGCCCTACGCCTGGGGTTCCACGACGGCGATTGCCAAACTGCTCGGCAGGCCCGCCTCCGGCGGCCCCGAGGCCGAGCTGTGGATCGGCGCGCACCCGGACTCCCCGTCCGTGGCGCTCTCGTACGCGGCGTCCGGCTCCGGCGGGGCGCACGCCGCGGGCTCCGACGACGACGGTCGCCGGACCCTGGACGCCCTGATCGCTGAGGACCCAGCACACCATTTGGGCGGCGAGAGCCTCGCCGAATTCGGGCCCCGGCTCCCGTTCCTGCTCAAGGTCCTCGCCGCCGAGCATCCGCTCTCCCTGCAGGTCCACCCGACGCTGCAACAGGCGCGGGAAGGTTTTGCGCGCGAGGAGGCAGCCGGCGTCGACCCTGCCGCCGTCGAACGCAACTACAAGGACGACAACCACAAACCTGAAATGATCTTCGCACTGACGGACTTCGAGGCGCTGTGCGGCTTCCGTCCGGCCGCGGAGTCGCGGGCCGTATTCCTGCATCTGGCCGCCTGCTTTGACCTGGCCGGGCTGGAGCTTCCGCCGCTGCTGCCCCGGTTGCTGGACGATCTGGCGCGGCCCGACGAACCGGCGGCCCTCCGTGCCGCCTTCGAGCGGCTGATCGCCGGCGGCGAGGACGTCTCGCACGCGACCGCGATGATCACCGCGGCGCTCATCTCCGGAGCGCCGATGGCATCGCACGTGGCGGAGCTGACC harbors:
- the manA gene encoding mannose-6-phosphate isomerase, class I is translated as MYELENVLRPYAWGSTTAIAKLLGRPASGGPEAELWIGAHPDSPSVALSYAASGSGGAHAAGSDDDGRRTLDALIAEDPAHHLGGESLAEFGPRLPFLLKVLAAEHPLSLQVHPTLQQAREGFAREEAAGVDPAAVERNYKDDNHKPEMIFALTDFEALCGFRPAAESRAVFLHLAACFDLAGLELPPLLPRLLDDLARPDEPAALRAAFERLIAGGEDVSHATAMITAALISGAPMASHVAELTTVVNLNGDYPGDPGVLISLLLNRISLAPGEAVYLPAGNVHAYLRGLGIEVMASSDNVLRGGLTPKFVDVPELLKTVAFEAVGVPMLDAETTMLGQELFRPPFREFQLQRVELQPGGGPVPLAQSGAAVIIVVAGAVLLDSPKGELRLDHGASAFLPAAEAPVNVHAVSGATQTALAFAVTTGLKA